CTCATCTCTAGAGAGAAAGATACACAacaatgcatacacacacacacacacacacacgatctgTAGGAATCATACCCATTCATGTTATTTCGCAACCCTCTTTTGAAACTCAACAGTGTGAGCAACATCTTTCCACAGAAAATACGGATCTACTTCCATTTAATGGCTTAAGGTTAGTACATCATGATCACAGCGGCCATTTCTTGAAATGGAGCTGTCAACATTGTGCAAACTACTTTCCATTAAGTTCTTAATTTAATCTTTACATCCATACTATGAATTTGTGGTTTATATCCATTTcacacaaggaaactgaggcataaaggAACTGAATCATAGGCAAAGGCCACAGAGctaagaaataagaagaaaggaTTCAATCCATGCTGTATGATTCACACATCTCTACTCTTACCCTTTTCTCTATGTGGTATAGATTATATTATATTGGAAAACAATGTGTTTAACACATCACCAATTGTTAGGCTGTAAGctgttttattttggaaacaaTCCTATATGTGAATATCCTTTGAAACCAAGTTTTATGGCTACCCATAATTATTTCCAAAAGTAAAGTCCTAAAAATAGctttattcaggaaaaaaaaagcaaacccattttttaactttatattttttatcacGTTCCAGGGAGATTTTATAAATGTTACATGCCTACATTTTTCATATCTGTTTGCCCCATTCTCAAAAATACAGTTGGACATTTCAATCTATTTCAACTTTGCTAATCTAATGAGAGAGAAACATTAcgtactattttattttctgtttctctaagtGAGTGTGAATATTCTTGACATAGGTTTTGGGCATTTGCATTTCTTCTCTGAATTGCCTATATAATGTCCTCTTTGCATCATTTTAACTGGtattctttttgctctttttaaatgcTCTTTGATGTCCtagttttctatttgttgtttatatatttaagtgtatCTGTtcttgtggtttgatttgtaaaTTCCTGTTGATTAGTCATATTGAGCATcgttttatgtgtctgttggccatctgtcttctttggagaactgtctgttcaggttttccacccattttttttttattgggtaCATTGGGTTTACAGTGTTGAGTTGTATACATTTGTCATATATTTAGATACTTACCTTTTATTGactatgtcatttgtaaatatcttctcccattcagtaggtagTCTTTAgtgttgttgtttcctttgctgtgcagaaagcttttattttgaagtagtcccaatagtttatttttgcttctgtttcccttgcccctggagatatatctagaaagatgttccTAGGGCCAACAGGAGAGAcattcctgcctgtgttctcttctagtatttttatggTTTGAGGTCTCATATTGAGACCCTTAacacattttgagtttacttttgcatatggtgtaagaaagtcatctggtttcattcttttgcacgcagctgtccaattttcccaacaccgtctgtgaaaagactgtctttttcccattgcatatgtTTGTCTCCTCTGTTAAAGATTAATCCACCATATAatgatgggtttatttctgggatctctgttcCAATCTATACCTCTGTGCATCGTTTGTTGTGCCAATACTATATTGCTTTGATTACGACAGTTTTGCAGTATATCTGGAAATCTGCAACTGTGGTATCTacagtttttgttctttctcaggattgctttggctcttcagtttcttttgtggttagttccatacaaattttaggattgtttgaaTTAGTCCTGTAAAAAATGATGTTggtgttttgataaggattgcattgaatctgtagagtGCTTTGGGcactatggatattttaacagtatttttttcttccaacccatgagcatttgtgtcatctttgatttctttcatcagtgttttacagtatTCACAGTACAAggctttcacctccttggttaaggtAACGCCTAGCTATCCTGTTCTTGTTGGTGCAgtcataaatgggattgtttcttaatttccctttctgctgcttcagttattagtgtatagatatGCAACATGTTTCtccatattgattttgtatcctgtgaccttacagAATTCACTCATCAgattctagcagttttttttggtggagtttttaggattttctatacatagtatcatgtcatctgcatataGTCAAAGTTTTACTACTTTGTTACTAATTaggatgcctttatttctttttcttatctgactGCTGCTGGCTGGGCCTAAGGGGAATAAATGTGGTGAGAGTGACCATCCCCatcttgctcctgatcttaggggaaaacttttggtttttcaccattgagtgtgatgttagctgtgagtttttcatggAGGGCCCTTATTaggttgaggtatattccctctgcACCTACTTTGaggagagtttttaatcatgaatcattgttatattttctcaaatgctttttctgcatcgattgaaaCAATCATATgcgttttattctttctcttgttgatgtgatgtttcctgtatcatgttgattgatcacagtgaaagatttttttaatgcattgttggcttcaatttgctagtattttattgaggatttgtgcatttatattcatcagagatactggcctatagttctctctctttttgtagtatctttatctggtttttgtatctctgtaatgctggcctcatacaatgaatttgaaagctttccttcctcttctgttttttggaatagtttgagaagaataggtattaactctcctttaaatgtttggtagcattcacCTGTGAATccttctggtcctggacttctgtttgctgggagtttttgattactgattcagtttcatggctggtaatcagtctgttcaaattttccatttattcctgACTCAGGTTTGGGAGAtgatatgtttctaggaatttttccatttcttctaggttgtgtGTAACTCATTGGCATATAATATTCtttcataattgtttgtatttctgtggtgttgtttGTAATTGctcttctctcatttgtaattttatgtatttgggtcctttctcttttcttttgataagcctggctaggagtttattaattttattaattttttcaaagaaccagctcctcattcattgatctgttctattttttttgtttcattatcatttatttccacattaatctttattatttcccttcttcagcTGGTTTTAAGCCTTGTTtggtgttctttttctagcttctatAGGGGTCAGGTTCGgttgtttatttgatatttctcttgcttcttgaggtaggcctatattgcaGTAGACTTCCCTCTTAGAAAAGCTTTTCTTGCATCCCAAGGATTTTTGACCTTTGTgtgctcattttcatttgtctccatgtattttttatttcctctttgatagctttctttctttcttcctttcttccttccttcctcccccactcccccctcccttcctttcttccttcctttctttctctccttctttcatattttttggaGAGAAAGTGCATGGGcttgaggagaggggcagagagagaggaagagaatctttttttttttttttttttgacagagagagatcacaagtaggcagagagagagagaggaggaaacaagctcctgctgaacagagagcccgatgtgggactcgatcccaggaccctgagatcatgacctgagccgaaggcagcggcttaacccactgagccacccaggcgcccaggaagtGAATCttaagcaaaatcaagagtcagatgctaaaccaactgacccacccaggtgccccacattcctctttcatttcttgattgacccattcattgtttagtagcatgttctttagcctccatggaTTTGTGCTCtttctagatattttcttttgtttgatttctagtttcatagtattGTGGTTGGAAGGAttcatggtatgacttcaatgttttttaatttgttaagacttattttgtggcctaatacTGGATTTATTCTGGAGACTGTTTTATATGACTTGAAAAAACTGTATAGtcttctgttttaggatggatGTTTCTGGCTATATtagttagatccatctggtccaatgtgtcaatCAAGGCCACTGTATCCTAGTTGAGTTtatgtttggatgatctatccaatGATCTATCCTTTTTTgatctcttgttacagtgtttgtttttaagtctattttgtctaatgGAAGTATTGCTACCCCAGGTTTCTTTGCCCTTCTATTTGCATATAAGTGTTTTTCTATCTAttcacctttgtttttttaagattttatttgtttgagaaagaaggagaaagcacgtgtgcaagagagcacaagttgcaggggggaggggcagggtagaGGAAGACACAAgctcctgctgatcagggagcccaatgcggggcttgatcccaggaacctgggatcataacctgagccaaaggcagactttaaccgactggagccacccaggcatccctatttatgCACTTTCAATCTGCATATATCTTTAGGTCTAAACTGAGTCCCTTGTAGTCAGCATATAGATGAGTATGTTTTCTTTATCCGTTCTGTCACCCTGTGTCCTTTGATCAGAgcgtttagtccatttacattcaaagtagctattgatatatatgtgttttgccattttattactggttttgtggttgtttttgtagtttttctttgatccttctcttgctcactttcatggctctttgcttttctttagtgatatactcagattcctttctctttattctttgcatatctattactagTTTTTGATTTATGGTTACCATTCTGTTTATATAATACGTCTTCTGCATACAGCAGTCTATATGAAGTTGATGATTGTTTAAaattgaacccattctttactcctatctccacaccctccccccacattcacacatgttttaggtatatggtgttatattttacatccttttattttgtgaatctcttgactaattttacagatatatttattttgactAGTTTTGTGTTTCCTACTGAATTCTCACTATGGTCTTTCCTTAACACTTAGAGTCTCTTAATGTTTCTTGCAAGAGTGGTTCAGCAGTCATGAACTCAtaggttttgtttgtctgagaaagtttttatctctccttctattctgaatgatgaacttgctggataaagtattcttggctgtgcATTTATCACTTTCAGCACTTTGACTGTATCACTGGCTCCTTTCtgggcctgcaaagtttctgttgatCTGCTGCTGGCCTTATGGGTTTCCCTTATATGTAactgtctttttcttctcttgctgtttaatttttttttctttactactacttttgtcattttaattactatgtgtcttgttGTGGACATGCTTTGGTTGATTTTATTGggggatctctgtgcctcctgtatctggatttctgtttcattCCCAGATATAGGAAGTTTTCAGATATTACTTCTTCAATAAATACTCTGCccccttttctgtcttttctccttctggaatcctcACAGTATAAATGTTATTAGACTTGGAGTCGCTGAGTTCCCTATGCCTATTCTCtttttgtataattcttttttctctcatttgctcagcttgattactttccattactgtgTCTTATGGGTGATTAAATCATTCCATTCCTCCTCTAGCTTGCTATTTATTCcatgaagtgtattttttttaaagattttatttatttgtttgacagacagagatcaaaagcaggcagaaaggcaggggcgggggaagcaggctccctgctgagcagagagcccaatgcggggctcaatcccaggaccctgggatcataacttgagccaaagacagaggtttaacccactgagccatccagacactccCATCAACtgtattttttacttcatttattgtGATCTTCCTCTGTGATGGGTTCTTTTCTACCTCTTTCtcaagggtctcactgatgtcctccactcttttctcaagtccagtgagtatttatatgatcattactttaaattctctatctctATCAGATAATtaatatctgttttgcttaggtcCCTTGCTGTggtttgtcttgttctttcatttggaacacattcttctgtctcttcattttgtcttactctctgtgtgtgtctgtgcgttaGGAATGCCAGTTATATCTCCTGCTCTTAAAAGTAATGGTTTTATGAAAAAGAGGCCCTGTATGTCCTGCAGTACAGTGTCTCCTATTCTTCAGGACTTGGTGCTTCAGGAAGTGCCTTCTATGTTTGTTGCACATGCCTTGCTGTTGAGTTCTGGCCactttttccttcagtccagtagtctgcagaggctctctttTCATGTTGTGTGCACTGTTTGGTCCCAGATAAGTGGGGCACATTTTAATAAGGTGTGCAGTGGTCTGCTTGTGTAATGAgacctgctcctgctgctgccagAACTGAGATCCTACAAAATGCATGGGTCGGGAGATGATGTGTTAGTCACACAAGTTCAGAACTCTGATAAGCCTGAGTTGGAGTACTTGCTCTAGTCCAAAGTCTTTCAAAGTCTTTCTTAGAGCTTGACTGGAATTTTACCCAATTTATCAGTCCAGTTCTATGAAGAACTGGGGAAGTAGAACATTcatgaccatttttttaaagatgttatttatttgtttgacagagaggtagagattacaagtaaatagagaggcagatggaggaagagggagaagcaggctccctggtgtgcaaggagcccaatgcagagctcgatcccaggaccctgataccatgacctgagctgaaggcagaggcttaacccctgagccacccagtcacccctgtgCATGACCTTTTAAATCGCAGTAACTCTAGAGAGCAGTTATATGGACCATGCAACATCCTAGAATGTCAAAAATCAGATTCTTCCTCACAGGGAAGAAAGGACTGGTAAAAACAgaatctctccctcccccatatTATTGAGAACTGGGCCAAAGTAtgactatttaaatatttaaatatatttgacataattattttccaaaaggaTTGGATTGATTTTCCTACTCACTTGCATTGCAcgaaaatgtgttttttctgcACCCTCGTTTTACAGAATACTGTCATTATTAAGTGTGTGATTTGGGGAAGGTGGATGAacttttttgtgcctcagttttctcatctgcaaagtaaGATTAATATTGTCTACCTTATAATGTTATTGGACAATGTGATTATATAAAACTTTCAATGCCTGTCTTGGgttaaattttcaataaaatactaattACTATTTTGTGGTATAGttgtttgttaaaattttagCTAATTACACAGGTAAAAAATGTATCTCTCATTCTTgcgttctatttatttataagtacTTACAATTACATcaagtatttttcttaaatttaatagttatttgcatttattcttaGTAAATAATTCTTGGgccattatgttttttaaagctgtagaatataattttatatattttataagaggTGACTATATGTAAGGAACaaaattcattataaaataaaacaataaacaaaataaatcacagagatgaaaagtacagcataaatAATATGGTAACTAATATTGTGATAATGTTttatggtgacaggtggtaacTACATTTATTGTGTTGGGCATTGTGTAAAGAATTGTTAAATcccactatgttgtacacttgaaactaataaagcattgtatgtcaactatacttcagttaaagAATCAAATACGTATTACAtcttaatatttacattttttctaagTTATCTCATTTGTTAGTATATAATTGTTTATACTAACCTGACactatgtgttttcttttatgttcagTTATCTCCTGTACActaaagtacatcattagtttttgatgtagtgttcgatgattcattacttgcctgtaacacccagtactcatcacatcatatgccctccttaattttAAAGCAAGAAAACATTTGTGGTATTTTAAGAGGTCAAATTAAGTTTGATGCCAGAAAGCTATTTCTCGTTTTTCAAGCGTATGTATTATgattaaatatgtaatattttgagCAGTTATTTGTGCAGTTTTATACATGGTAACAGTGTTAACAATATACACATCACTTTGTAACAATGTGCATATAGTCATTTAGTAAAATCCACATAAAGTCTAATATCCTCATATCAGAACTAGCCAAGAAGGCTTTAATAGCGTCATACTCTATAAATAAgtggaaatgggaagaaaatatttgggaaacaATGAAATGAACTAACATTACAACCAactaataagaaataaaacattctatTTTGTATTACTTAGAATGATACAAATAGCAACAAGCTAGAAATATCCAATTTGGTTTTAAACTGGGTTTTAAGTGATACTCTTCTATGGGACTTGATGTCACCATTCCAaagtctgttctttttatttgtgcAAACAGGTAAAGAGGCATAAATCCCAATGGGAGAGGAAAACCAAACCTTTGTGACTGAGTTTATTTTCCTTGGCCTTTCCCAGGACTTGCAGACCCAGATCCtgctatttgttctttttctcgtCATTTATCTTTTGACTGTGCTTGGAAACCTGCTCATCATCCTTCTCATCTTCATGGATTCTCGACTTCACACTCCCATGTACTTTTTTCTTAGAAACCTCTCTTTCGCAGATCTCTGCTTCTCTACTAGCATTGTCCCTCAAGTGTTGGTCCACTTCCTTGTGAAGaggaaaactatttctttttttgggtGTGTGACacagataattgtctttcttctgGTGGGGTGTACAGAGTGTGCACTGCTGGCGGTGATGTCCTATGACCGGTATGTGGCTGTCTGCAAGCCCCTGCACTACTCTACCATCATGACCCAAAAGGTGTGTCTCCAGTTGACCATAGGATCCTGGGCCAGTGGGGCACTAGTGTCTCTGGTGGATACCATCTTTACTTTCCAACTACCCTATCAAGGACAGAACATTATTAATCACTACTTTTGTGAACCTCCTGCCCTCCTGAAGCTGGCTTCAGCAGATACTTATGGCACAGAAATGGCCATCTTTGCCATGGGTGTGGTCATCCTCTTAGCTCCTGTCTGCCTGATCCTTGTGTCCTACTGGAATATTATCTCCACTGTGATCCAGATGCAGTCCGGGGAGGGGAGGCTCAAGGCTTTCTCTACTTGTGGTTCGCATCTCATTGTTGTTGTCCTCTTCTATGGCTCGGGAATATTCACCTACATGCGGCCAAACTCCAAGACCACAAAAGAGCAGGATAAGATGATATCTGTGTTCTATACAGTGGTGACTCCAATGTTGAACCCCATAATTTATAGCCTGAGAAACAAGGATGTCAAAGGGGCTCTCAGAAAACTAGCTGAAAGAAAGTTCTTTTCTCAAGGCGGTGATCTCTGGGTCTGACTcctagtttagtttagttttagatttttagagagagagcgagtgagcaaaAGAGTGCATGCACCTGAGGGAGagtagaggaggagggagagagaatcttaaacaggttccATGCCACTGCAgagctgactcagggctccatcgcAGCAACCCTGAGAACATAAACTGAGCTGATCAAGAATCAGACCCtcaactcactgaaccacccagacacccctctggGTCTGACTTTTAGAACAATGGTAACATTCTTAAAAGAGATACAGTATCTTGCTAGACAGTTATGGATTAGTTCAGGAAGCATAAACATGAAGGACGCATTCTAAAAACCATGAATACTCCACACTAAGATAGAACACAGAGGAGTAATAAAAGGTTAAAAGGTTAGGTTTTCTTGAGTATCAATGCATCAAATACTGTTTTGAAGTTTGTGATTAATTCAGTTAATATGGTTATGTTTTAAGCATGATCACAACTGAATTTAAGAGGCTTAAATGGATTATCTTGAAATAACATCTAATATGAATCGCATATATGATTCTAACACCAAAGACATTTCAGGTGTAGATGTCCCAGTCATACAAACCTAGGAATAGGCACTGATAGAAACAATCAATATATCTGGAAGAGTCCTTAATACTGGAATCATTAATGGCTCAGAGAATTTCAGCTTGCAAAATGgtacaaaagcaaaataatgttCTTTCCTGAAAGCTTCAAAGAAATTAGTATTtcaatacacaatggaatactatgcagccatcaaaagaaacgaaatcttgccatttgcgacaacatggatggaattagagcatatcatgcttagcgaaataagtcaagtggagaaagacaactatcatatgatctccctgatatgaggaagtggtgatgcaacatggtggcttaagtgggtaggagaagaatccatgaaacaagatgggatagggagggagacaaaccataagtgactcttaatctcacgaaacaaactgtgggttgctggggggagtggggttgggagaaggggggtagggttatggacattggggagggtatgtgcttttgggtaaattgaaagaggaggtgaaccatgagagactatggactctgaaaaacaatctgaggggtttgaagtggcaggggggtgggaggttggggtaccaggtggtgggtattatagagggcacagcttgcatggagcactgggtgtggtgaaaaaataatgaatactgtttttctgaaaataaataaattggaaaaaaatttttttcataactttaaaaaaaaagaaattagtatttCATCATCCCACATTTCATAGAAACTTAGACTATTGGTCAAAAGGGGAATTAACGGCCAATTAGTCCAAATATTGGTCTGAGGCTTAAATCATAATATTTCTATTGAGCCTAACATTGGCCAAACAAGCCAAACAGCATTGGCCTAAACAAGAATAGATAGCTCCTTACTCTCTTACATCATTCCCTTTCATTTATAAGTTGATCCTTGCACAACATGTGTGAACTCCCACATATTGGAATATCCTGATACAACTTTCGACTCCCCCAAATCTCAACATCTAATAGCCTCCTGTTGATTGGAATCTTTCCCAATAACATAGTAAATTAACACCTAATTTGTATgccatatgtattatatactgtattcttacagtaaggtaagctagagaaaagcaaatgttCTTAAGAAGATTGTAAGAGAAAACGCATTCACATTTGTGTtcaaaaaatccacatgtaagcaGACCCATTCAGTCCAAACCTGCAATGCTCAAAGGTCAACTATAGATAGT
The genomic region above belongs to Neovison vison isolate M4711 chromosome 7, ASM_NN_V1, whole genome shotgun sequence and contains:
- the LOC122914259 gene encoding LOW QUALITY PROTEIN: olfactory receptor 2D3-like (The sequence of the model RefSeq protein was modified relative to this genomic sequence to represent the inferred CDS: deleted 2 bases in 1 codon) yields the protein MGEENQTFVTEFIFLGLSQDLQTQILLFVLFLVIYLLTVLGNLLIILLIFMDSRLHTPMYFFLRNLSFADLCFSTSIVPQVLVHFLVKRKTISFFGCVTQIIVFLLVGCTECALLAVMSYDRYVAVCKPLHYSTIMTQKVCLQLTIGSWASGALVSLVDTIFTFQLPYQGQNIINHYFCEPPALLKLASADTYGTEMAIFAMGVVILLAPVCLILVSYWNIISTVIQMQSGEGRLKAFSTCGSHLIVVVLFYGSGIFTYMRPNSKTTKEQDKMICVLYSGDSNVEPHNL